A window of the Egibacter rhizosphaerae genome harbors these coding sequences:
- a CDS encoding histidine phosphatase family protein, which produces MSSRLVLLRHGETVATAADQPWCAGRRADPPLSARGRQQAEAARQRLPEPDVVARSPARRAAETAEPWAADARVLDGLAERDFGMWEGRPWSALWAEAPADATADPVAYAAFDPPAAEPLPVVADRAWAAARHLRDLAVRVANEPGDAGAGGTVLAVTHAGPIRCVLACALGLPLHRAFAFALPHGTAAVLTCHASAWNLHALGA; this is translated from the coding sequence GTGAGTTCGCGCCTGGTGCTGCTGCGCCACGGGGAGACCGTGGCAACCGCCGCCGACCAACCCTGGTGTGCGGGACGCCGGGCGGATCCACCGCTCAGTGCGCGGGGCCGCCAGCAGGCCGAGGCCGCCCGGCAGCGCCTGCCCGAGCCCGACGTCGTCGCCCGCTCGCCCGCCCGCCGTGCCGCGGAGACCGCCGAGCCGTGGGCGGCCGATGCCCGCGTGCTCGACGGGCTCGCCGAACGGGACTTCGGGATGTGGGAGGGGCGACCGTGGAGCGCGCTGTGGGCGGAGGCTCCCGCGGACGCGACGGCCGACCCGGTCGCCTATGCTGCGTTCGATCCACCCGCCGCGGAGCCCCTCCCGGTGGTCGCCGACCGCGCCTGGGCGGCCGCTCGCCACTTGCGCGATCTCGCCGTGCGCGTGGCGAACGAGCCCGGTGACGCGGGGGCCGGGGGTACCGTGCTGGCCGTCACCCATGCGGGGCCCATCCGGTGCGTCCTCGCGTGTGCGCTCGGGCTCCCGCTGCACCGTGCCTTCGCGTTCGCGCTGCCGCACGGGACCGCTGCCGTGCTGACGTGTCACGCGTCGGCGTGGAACCTGCACGCCCTCGGGGCATGA
- a CDS encoding adenosylcobinamide-GDP ribazoletransferase — translation MHETVRLTAVAFQFLTRLPVPAVPVGPGDLRRAMGAFPLVGVAVAAIGVAVRMGGETVWGPFVGTVLGMLAMVLATGAFHEDGLADTADGLWGGWTPEQRLEIMRDSRLGTYGTVALVGVLLVKIALLAGLDWMGFARAVLAGAVLGRASTLVAAAWLPAAGASSAGDVAGRATGRGALAAAVLALLAAFAGGGRWAPALLAVGVAVTWLGGRLLRARLGGITGDGLGAINLLVDVAVIAAVAGLVGAGLA, via the coding sequence ATGCACGAGACCGTCCGCCTGACCGCGGTCGCGTTCCAGTTCCTGACACGGTTGCCGGTGCCGGCGGTGCCCGTCGGGCCGGGGGACCTGCGTCGGGCGATGGGAGCGTTCCCGCTCGTCGGCGTCGCGGTCGCCGCGATCGGGGTGGCGGTGCGCATGGGTGGCGAGACCGTGTGGGGACCGTTCGTCGGCACCGTGCTCGGGATGCTGGCGATGGTCCTTGCCACCGGTGCCTTCCACGAGGACGGTCTGGCCGACACCGCCGACGGGCTGTGGGGCGGATGGACGCCGGAGCAGCGTCTCGAGATCATGCGCGACAGCCGTCTGGGCACCTACGGCACGGTCGCCCTGGTCGGGGTCCTGCTCGTGAAGATCGCCCTGCTCGCCGGTCTGGACTGGATGGGTTTCGCGCGAGCGGTGCTCGCCGGTGCGGTGCTCGGGCGGGCGTCGACCCTGGTGGCGGCCGCGTGGCTGCCCGCGGCCGGAGCGAGCAGCGCGGGCGACGTCGCCGGCCGGGCGACGGGTCGGGGGGCGCTGGCGGCCGCGGTGCTCGCGCTGCTCGCCGCGTTCGCCGGCGGTGGTCGGTGGGCACCGGCGCTGCTCGCGGTCGGCGTCGCGGTGACGTGGCTCGGTGGCCGCCTGCTGCGGGCGCGACTCGGGGGGATCACCGGTGACGGCCTCGGGGCGATCAACCTGCTCGTGGATGTCGCGGTGATCGCGGCCGTGGCGGGGCTCGTCGGGGCAGGGCTCGCGTGA